AGAAAATATATAGTTATATATACATTTATTTTGCAGATACTTTATAGTCATTGATGATCTGTGGGAAACAACATGGGATATTGTTAAAAGCGCTTTTCCAGATGGTAATAATTACAGCAGAATAATAACAACAGCAGAAACAGACGGTGTAGCTCTGGAATGCTGTGGTTCTCAGTCTGATAATATTTTGAAGATGAAACCCCTTGGCAGCCATGCCTCTGCAGAATTGTTCTTCAGTATTGTTTGTGGCTCTGAACATCGGTGTCCTGATCAATTGAAGGAAGTTTCATATAGATTCATTGGAAAGTGTGGTGGTTTGCCACTAGCAACCATTTGTATTGCTGGTCTCTTAGCCAGTCAGACGGACAACTCTGAGCTATGGCATCATCTGCAGAAATGTTTATGCTCCAATTTAAGTACAAGTCCTACTTTGGAAGAGATGCTGAAAGAAGTACTAAACCTTAGCTACAGTTGTCTTCCTCATTATTTGAAGACATGCTTGCTGTATCTTGCTATGTATCCAGAGGGGTTCACGATGTGGAAGGTTGATTTGTTGAAGCAATGGATATCTGAAGGTTTCATTACTGCAAAGGAAGAAAAAGAGGTGGAGGAAATTGCAGATAGCTATTTTTATGAGCTTGTCAACAAGGGAATGATCCAACCTGAGCAAATTAACCACAATGATGAGGTGTTATCCTGTACATTGCACCACACTGTACGTGATCTTATTATGTACAAGTCCAAAGAAGAGAATTTTATCACTTCCATAGATTACTCAAAAGCCATCACAGGAAATTCTAATATGGTTCGTCGACTTTCTCTCCACTTTAGCAGTGCCAAATATGCGACCAAACCATCAGGTGTAATACTGTCGCAATCGCGATCACTTTTCTTTTTTGGACTTCTCAGATGTTTGCCTTCTGATGTGGAATTTAAGTTGCTGCGAGTATTAATCCTTGACTTTTGGGGCAACCAATATGGGCATACGAGTCTCAACCTCACAAGAATTTGCAGTTTGGTTCACCTCAGATATTTGAAGATTTCATGCGATATCATTGTAGAACTGCCAGCCCAGATGCGAGGACTACAATACATGGAAACACTGGAAATAAATGCAAGATTATCTGCTGTTCCATTGGATATTATTCATCTCCCGAGCTTATTGCATCTCTCTCTTCGAGATGAGACAAATCTACCTGATGGGATTGGCCGCATCAGGTCTCTGCGTACACTACAGTATTTTGACCTTGGCAATAACACTGAAGACAATGTACTGAGCCTGGGTGGCCTGATGAACCTGCAGTATCTTCATCTCACCTATTCCACAGTGCAGTCTGATGAGCATCTGAAGAGAAACATGGTTGCTCTGGCCTCTTCTGTTATCAAGCTTGTTAACCTCAAATCTGTCATTCTGGCTCCTGGAGCTTTAAGCACAGCCATTTACCATGATGTCCTGAGCAGCGTTTATTCTCCTCCTGTTTTTCTTCAGGGTCTTCAGAAACTTGATTTGTTGCCCCCAATTTGCATGTTTTCCAGTTTTCCCAAGGATATTGGAGCAGTTCGCAAACTTTGCTATTTGAATCTTGTGGTCCGTGAACTACGAAGGAATGATATTGACAGCATCACAGGATTGCCTGCCCTAACTGTTCTTTCATTGTATGTCCGGCAACCCCCTGCAGAAAGCATCATCTTCAACAATGGGGCGTTCCCTGCTCTCAAGTATTTCAAATACATGTGCGGTGTACTGTGCCTGGCCTTCCAGGAAGGAGCATTGCCCAATGTTCATAGGCTCAAACTAGGTTTCAATGCCCGCAAAGGACAGCAGTATGATGTTTTGCTTGCCGGCATTCAGCACTTGGTAAACCTGAAGAAGATTGATGGAATAATTGGGGCAGCCGAGGGTGCTGAGGAACCCGACAGAAGTGCTGCAGAGTCTGCGTTCAAGGATACCATTCACAAGCATTCAAGGTTTCCTAGTTACGTCAACGTAAAAAGGGTAGATTGGGTTGAGGAAGAGAACGAGCCAAGGACCGAAGTTAACAGCTCATCAAGTAAATGTCATGAAATTCTACAAGAACAGCGTGGGGTAAATGAGACCGAGGAAGATACAAAGCAGTTTGCTGATAGCGGGTAGGTTATTTACCAACACCCCCACCCCCGCGCTAAAAGCAAATATTATGTTATTTACGACATTTTCTCACAAGTAAAATGTGCACACTGTATTTCGCCAGCAAACCTTTATGTATTACTCACATTTACTTCCTGATGCTTACATGTCTGATGGTTACACAGGGTGACAAATCAGATCATGCAGATGTCTCCTCAGCATATGGATTTATGCGCAGCCGATACAAAGCTGACTATGCCTAGTAATAACAGAATGTCATTTCCTGAAAAGTTACATGATAATATTGCAGCTGAAGCAGTGAGCTTTTCATGTACTACATCATCTGGTTCAAGTCCAAAATCGTCGTCAGCTCCATCATCTCATCACTCTTTACCTGAAACATATACATGGGATCCGGAGGGATCTCCTTGGTCAAGGGCATTGAGTCCTCCTACGCCAAGGAATACCAGTGCCCCTCAATCAGCTATGCATCCGATGTTATCCCCAGAAGATCATATTTCACGCGCTGAAGGCACCTGGAGTACTGCCTATTTTCACCCCTTACCACTTCCTCCCAGTGCTATAAGCCAAGTGAAAGCAACTCTCAGCAACCAACCTGCTCCAAAAGTTGAAATGTCCTTAGTAGCTGGTCAATGGGAAAAGAGAAAACTTATAGGCAGTGGTACATTTGGTGATGTATATGAAGCTACCAACAGGTATGGAAGTGTAATCCATATATCATTGTGGCTATTCATGTTAAATTCTGAATGTTGGTTTACTTCCATTTAAATGTAGGCATACTGGAGCTCTTTGTGCAGTGAAAGCGATCAGTATTCCTAATGATTCTAGATCTGCTGAGTCCTTGAAGCAATTAGATCAGGTTATTAAATCTGGCTATGCATTCTTAAATAATTACAAGCTGTTCTTTTGCAAACTTAGAATCTATTTTTTTTATCAGTTACATGAGTTCTGTCTGAATACTTTTCTTTGTTATTGTTCTTTTTGAAGGTTCCTCATTCTGAGAAATAAGTTTCTAGCTTATTTTGTTTATGATTATGATTTTCTAAGTATAACCTACTGTCACGTGAGAGCGGATGCACGGCTGACGTGCCAAGGATAGGGCAGCCAGTCGATGGCAGTTTGATCTTCAAGTCAGCTCAGGGATTTCCATATCAATCTATTTAATTAGTTTCCATGCTTGTTAGTTCTTGCCTTGGCTTCCAATTTATCTCAATTCTCTATTTATAGAGAGGAACTACCAATGTAACATCAAATTTGCCAATAGAACAAGAAAAGTAGATTATACTCCAACCCTAGCAGCCGAAACTTAGAACATAATTTCATTTGCTCATAGAGATACTTACAATCTTCGTCAACCAAAAAGGAACTTAAGTCTCTTAAAGCACCCTAGTTGTACCACCTTCCTGAGGATTCATTTAAGTTATCATCATGTGACAATCACTCGTACTTGGCTTTTCTCCTCTGTGATGATGTATAGCAGGTTTTCAAGATACCTTTGCTGACTTACTTTCATTCTTTTCAGGAAATAAAGCTTCTAAGCCAATTTAAGCATGAGAACATAGTCCAGTATTATGGTAGCGAAACTGTAAGTTTCCCTTCCAATCTGAGCTAAGTAATTCCACATGTTTCCATAATGTAATCTTATTTCTTGGAGGATCTTGCAGATAGAAGGCCACCTCTACATTTACATGGAGTATGTTCATCTTGGTTCAATTAATAAGTATATCCAACAACATTGTGGAGCAATAACAGAATCGATTGTCGGCAACTTCACTCACCATATTCTTAGGGGTTTAGCGTTTTTGCATGGCCAAAATATTATGCATAGGTATGTGCAAATATGTATCCTTATTTACATAGTTCCTGCTAACTAGGTCAGCGGGGCATAGTTAAGTATTTGCCCCTTGGGGTTTGCAATATTAGATAAGTTGCGCCTTTAACATGGTACAAGAGCCCAGGTTTAGTTTTATTTAGGCTGCCGCAACTCGTCCATCTCTCTCCCTCTTCGTCTCGATCACAAAAAGCTAAAACTTGGTAGAAGATGTTTAAGAGATCactaaaataaaaataattgTCAAGCCAACATGCCTTGTCCACACAACAACATTTCAAGCATGTTTCATCTTAGCTAGGTTGATATAGTCAAAAGGTTTTGAAGTTGTACTTGGACCTGTCAATATAATATTCTCATATCCCTGGTCTGCAGGTCTAATCTTGTCCATTGTTCTCTGTTAACTCTTATTATCTTGAGTCTATAGCATGTTGCGTCCATAATCATATATTACCTTCGTCCCAAATTACTTGTCTTCGATATGTCtagatatggatgtatctagacacgACAAATCTAAGATAAGTaattcgggacggagggagtaccattttaTGTCCATCCTTGCCAGTTGCTACTGCTACGAAAAGCAAGGACTTCGAAGCTGCCTCTGTGCAattatttttgtttatttttccGTCAGACATGTATATGAATGTGGTAAATGAAGGCAGGTTGAAAAGGGACATAGATGCTTATCTGCTTTTGTTGTTATTCTAGACGCACATACACTGGTGGAGGGCTCAGATGTCAAGGCCTAATCTCACATGTCTCAATGGACAACTACCAGAATAGTTAGGAAGAGTGTAGCTCACTTAGCTGGGAGAGTGGATTTACAATCCGACCACCTGTGTTCAAGTTTCGCGAACACGAATTTGAGTTCCTATTTCTACGGCTTCCCTTACAGTTTTCTTGCAACTAAAATAACTTCTGGAATTGTATTTTATGCTGGTATTCACTTCTGCATCAATATAACACTTTTATGCATATGAATGTActcttacagggatatcaaaggAGCAAATATGCTAATTGATGGTAACGGTGTTGTTAAATTGGCTGACTTTGGAACGGCTAAGCATGTGAGTGCATCCTTACAATGTTTGGTAGCATCTTCATATTGTACTGTATTGTGTCTCCTTTTTAAGGGTACCTTTTATTTTCCGTTTTGTATTAGAAGAGCGTCAAGATGATGCAAAACCCTACAACTCCACCCCACAAGAACCACAAGAACCGAAAAAAAAAGAACTAAGAAATAAATCTAAGAAAGCAAAAATTTCAAACTGTGCTGCACTCGGGTGATAGTCTAAACAGTGAGCTCAGGAGGCTTTGTAGTTTGTATGCCATGGGAGCCGTCACAGAGCTTTAGCTCCGGCTGGCAACCATAGTTTTGCCTCACATCGACTTCAGCTCAAAAAAACAATTGAGTCAACCAGCGCTGAACAGTTTGTCAAAGCCCCACTGAAAACACAGTCGTTGCAAAGCCGCCATAACATCTGAATGGTGACTTAGGTCAGCAACCTCGCTCCCTTCAGCTTTTCTGCACCAGCTCGTTGCGCAGCCTGCTCGAACCAAGAGTTGAAGTCACTCTGTTGGATGGGGGCAGATAACTTTTAGGGAGCAGGATGCCAGCACTTGTCTCAAGAATGTGCATCTGGTGTGTAGGTGCAAGATTGTTTCATCTGCCTGGTCACAGAGGGCGCTAGCATCCGGATGATGCAGGCCTCAGCTTGCCGACGTCAATCATGCGAAAATATTGCACTTTAGAGGAGCAGGGATGAAAGCTGAGCGGAAACTTTCTGTCCGTTCCGCAAAAATATGAAAACAGAGAGAAACTATGGGAATAGAAAAGGAAATTTACAAAATGGAAGCGGAACTGGTAAGTTTCTTGTGGAAATGGAAACGGACAGTGTTTTCTAGTGGAGCACCAGTGAATTAGGAATTTCCGTATCCACACATGCGGAAGTTTCCGTTTATCTATTGTCTATGTAGCCCACTCCAATCCAACCCATATAGACTTTTGGCACAATTAAATCTACCACTAAAAAACATAATCCTTCCCCTGATCCTCCCTGTCATCCTGTTCTTCTCAACTAGTATACCTTATTATGTTGCGAAATTAAAAATTTACACATATAcattactccctctgttcacttttataaggcCTTGTACACATTTCAGACAGCATGCAAAACAGGTCAATTtcagttgtctgaaacgacttataaaagtgaacggagggagtattatatttCGATGATAATATCATAATATTTGTAGTCGTTAGCAATTGAATTTGTTGGCATTGTTGTGTTTTTCTCTTATGTTTCAAGAGGTTTTTGAGTTCCAGCAAACTTTCACTTTATATCTGTGTCCACACTATCCGTTGCCATATTCTTTCATGAAATTTTTGTATCCGCTTCTGCTTCTACTAAAAAATATGGAAACAAATGTGACATCATTCAGTTCCGTCCGTTTCCGCTCCATTTTCATCCGTATTTTGCAGTGTATTGCACGCCGAGAGCTTCCAGGTGAATTGATCTTCAATTCCAAGGGACAAGGATTGGACGTCAACCACCCAGCCAAGTGTGGTAAATTCAACGGACCCTTGCACGTTTAGGGCTTCTGAGATTCACCGATCCAACCTCTGCCGCCCAGCTCCTTGCATATGGTTCTGCTATAGATAACCCTCGACACAACTGCTGCGACCACTGTAGGGGCAATATCAGCAATCAACTATTAGTAAATCTATTGGTCTGATCAAAATCTTGTGCGCTTCCCATCGCCCATGTCCACCTTTGTAGCCGCATGAACCAGGCCAGCTATGTGCTTGTTAACTTCGATTGGAAATCTGGTCTACGACCGAGATTCATCAGTGCGCTGCAGCCACAACCATCTTGCCTGCAATGCCCAGTTCATTCTCTTAATATCTTTGATCTCCCCGAGCTTGATTTATCTGCAACCATCTCTCCATGCTACGGTGCAGTGGCCACGGTTTGTCTCTCAACACCCTTTCCAGAAGAAGCTTCGATGTTTCTTATCAACTGTTGTTCAGTCTTCACCCAGTTGGGTATATCTGTAGGTAGCATGGTGTGAACTGCGACTGCAGAGCGACATATTTAACCATCACTAGTCGTCCGCTTTTAGTGGTCATACCAGTTTTCCAGTCGGCAAGCTTATTGTCCATTTTATCAAGGAGAGGTTGATAATCAGTGTGTAAGAGCTTCCAAATTGAAAGTGGAACATATTGAATTTGAAATTCCTTGAGAGGGCAGGCAAGGTGGTGTGTGAGAATCTGAATAGTATTGGTGTGGAGTCCAGAGGCATAGCCGAAAGTATGAAGCAGTTAAAGCATCAGCTCACGATCTTTGCGAGTTGGCTTCAGGAAGACTACCGCATCATCAGCATAAAGCGACGCAGCAAGCAAACCTTGCATCGCCGCCGCTTCGACTAAACGATGAAGGACCTCCATCAAGATGACACACTTCATCGGAGACAAGGGTCACCCTGGCTAACTCTTCGGTAATTAAACTAATGATAGATTTCCTCACTGGGGATGCTGTTGACAAGCACATGTATACTGGCAGTAGAGAATAGTAAGCATATGAGCTCCCACCAGGGATGTCCAAAACACAGTTCACCGGCTGCAAAAGTCGAGTCCATGAAGTTCAAGGATGGCTACATGATATCATCTGGTCAGCCAGTCAAGTACATCAAGCCAAGTCCATGAAGTTCAAGGATGGCTACTTGATATCATCTAGTCAGCTAGTCAATGAGTACATGGTGCTAAGTCCATGAAGTTCAAGGATGGCCACATGATATCATCTACAAAAGCAACTCTAAGATATTGCGACCTCCCCTTCCCCGACCCCCGCGTCGCCTCCCCAAGCGAGGCGACCGGGGGCTCCCCTTCCCTCCTCCCAGCGCCCCCCTCCTCCTAATgccctcccgccgccgcccgcgtaGGCCACTGGGCCTTGCTCGCGTGGTGGCGGCGGCCCCGTTCTTTCCTCCCACGCAGCGCTGCGGCTCGGGTGGTGGCGGCCGGTGGCGGTGCACCCAGGCCGGCGACGGATCCGGCGGCGGCGCAACTCCGGGTGGCGAGGTGGCGGTGGCGCGGCTGCTTGGCTGAGGGGCGGCGCTCTTCCGGCCTAGATCTGGGCCCTTTTGGGCCCCATATTGGTCTAGGCGGGCCTGGCGTGGGCTTTCCGACGTCATCTCCGGCGGGCGGAGGTGTGAGCGACGGGAGCTTCATGAGCCCGCTTCGGGCTCGGCCGGGCAGGGGTGCCTGGTTTGCTCCTGAGCTGTGTCCGGTCGGTTTCCGCAGAGGGTGGTGGAGGTTGTCCCCTCCCGCGTGGCTGCTGACCCTGCTGCTCCCGTTTCCAGCTGCTTCCTCTCGATCCCGCCGGTCTCGCTTCACTTGTCACGGTGAAACGGCGATGGTGACTACAAGCCTGTGGTGGCGCATATTGGTGGACGGCAAGTATGGTGGAGCGCGATGGATCGTCCGGGGTCGTGGTTGGTTGGCGGTTGGGAGAAATCCTTGTCGGCTTGTCCGGCACTGACGCGGTGATGCCCATTGGCGCCGCCGTGCCTTCCTGAAGAGCGTTGGATATACCCCTTCCGCCACGGCGGCGAGCAGGCGGCCGAGTCACCCTCGGGATCGCCAGGGGCGGGAGGAGATTCAAACGCCATCGGCCGCAGGTCGCCTGGAACTAGGTTTGAGCAGCCGGGTCCCCACCGAGTGCATTAATCATGCGCCTGGTGTTGAAGGAtcaaaatttgaactacaaaaaGAGTGATCGACTGTACTTACTTCAGCATTCTGGCGGATGGCAATGGCTCCACTCACTAACTTTATGGTATCCATTAGGTGTTTCTTCAGTCCCTCCTCTAGCTCAATGGCTCCCGGCACAGTCCGCTGCAACGTCACAATGGCCCTATCCTCGGGGCTCAGGCTCGCGAGGGGGAATTGCGTGGTGCCGGCCTCGTCTCCTACATCTCCTTAGGAGGAACCTGGTACGAGTATCACCATGGCAGGAGTTGGGCCAGTCAGTGCAGTCGCCCCCGGGAAGCGATCGGGCCGATAGGGACGGTTGCAGGGATATCAGTAGCCCCCTCCATGGGGGCAGTTGGTGGAGCGGGTGGTGCAACAGTCGGTGGGGCAGTTGGTACCACAGTCGGCAACTTCTCCACGGGGGCAGCTCTCCATTGGCTGGGTCTATGGGATGGGGCTGGTCATCCTTTTTCTGGGTGCCTGCGTCCACGGGAGCACCGGGGTCGGCAAGCCTGGGagcggggagggggggggggtacaTCTTCCTTAGTCGACTCAGCCTCTAATGTCGGTTGAGTGGACATTGGTCTCTTTCCGATGGTCTTCTTCTTCTGGCCAGCAAAGCTGGACTTTTCCTTACTGCATCAACGGAGAGATGACAATCAAGACTTCAAATAAATTCAACAAGATAGAAAGGAACAACATATGCACTAAAGCCTACCAGTCAGACTTTGGAATGTTCTTCAATCGGGGTGCGCAACGAACGGTAGTGGGACTCATGGGGACTTCTGGTGGATCCTAGGCTGGAGCCAGGCGAGAGCGCTTGGAGCTTTCCTCCACATCGATGCTGGTGGCGCCATCATCCTGCCTCCGGCGCCGCCTCCGAGGCTGAGCGGACGAAGGGAATGAAGCGATCTCCTCCACCTCCgggtcttcctcctcctcatcggaGTTCACCAGGCTGCTCGCCTTCCGCCGTCCAGCCAGCTTTCCTCCTCTCTCGTGTTCAGAATGATAGACTAGGTAGTTATACAGTATGTACCCTTGTATTGTATATGGTTCAGGTAGCTTTGACCATGCAGCAGTTTTGTTGAGTAGTGCTGCACGTCGCTCGGTAGTGGCACACCCACGATCTCGCTCGGCTGCGGCCAGCGCCCTGTATAACTTTGCAGCCTCGAGCATAATCCA
This genomic window from Aegilops tauschii subsp. strangulata cultivar AL8/78 chromosome 4, Aet v6.0, whole genome shotgun sequence contains:
- the LOC109733447 gene encoding disease resistance protein RGA5 isoform X5, with the translated sequence MKPLGSHASAELFFSIVCGSEHRCPDQLKEVSYRFIGKCGGLPLATICIAGLLASQTDNSELWHHLQKCLCSNLSTSPTLEEMLKEVLNLSYSCLPHYLKTCLLYLAMYPEGFTMWKVDLLKQWISEGFITAKEEKEVEEIADSYFYELVNKGMIQPEQINHNDEVLSCTLHHTVRDLIMYKSKEENFITSIDYSKAITGNSNMVRRLSLHFSSAKYATKPSGVILSQSRSLFFFGLLRCLPSDVEFKLLRVLILDFWGNQYGHTSLNLTRICSLVHLRYLKISCDIIVELPAQMRGLQYMETLEINARLSAVPLDIIHLPSLLHLSLRDETNLPDGIGRIRSLRTLQYFDLGNNTEDNVLSLGGLMNLQYLHLTYSTVQSDEHLKRNMVALASSVIKLVNLKSVILAPGALSTAIYHDVLSSVYSPPVFLQGLQKLDLLPPICMFSSFPKDIGAVRKLCYLNLVVRELRRNDIDSITGLPALTVLSLYVRQPPAESIIFNNGAFPALKYFKYMCGVLCLAFQEGALPNVHRLKLGFNARKGQQYDVLLAGIQHLVNLKKIDGIIGAAEGAEEPDRSAAESAFKDTIHKHSRFPSYVNVKRVDWVEEENEPRTEVNSSSSKCHEILQEQRGVNETEEDTKQFADSGVTNQIMQMSPQHMDLCAADTKLTMPSNNRMSFPEKLHDNIAAEAVSFSCTTSSGSSPKSSSAPSSHHSLPETYTWDPEGSPWSRALSPPTPRNTSAPQSAMHPMLSPEDHISRAEGTWSTAYFHPLPLPPSAISQVKATLSNQPAPKVEMSLVAGQWEKRKLIGSGTFGDVYEATNRHTGALCAVKAISIPNDSRSAESLKQLDQEIKLLSQFKHENIVQYYGSETIEGHLYIYMEYVHLGSINKYIQQHCGAITESIVGNFTHHILRGLAFLHGQNIMHRDIKGANMLIDGNGVVKLADFGTAKHLSTAAPNLSLKGTPYWMAPEMIRATLVKDVGYDLAVDIWSLGCTIIEMFNGKPPWSGLEGPAAMFKVLNKDPPLPDNLSHEAKDFLKCCFKRNPAARPSARELLTHPFIRNSSHYSKHVQEVIIAGCEEVIRASCDPSLTRKTTTSGGNDARSSESLVSQLTLQPVQRGTMRALGVPAISHLLTSTGRATRGQKQAVARPALQEKKYTYVPSNAASQAYITGSLVSSHATLNFLRLRLWSEFPEMVGADGHCCIHGLKGGKAT
- the LOC109733447 gene encoding disease resistance protein RGA5 isoform X2, which gives rise to MSSSLLTTSAMEAPMSSSLGAMGPLLRKLHSLLAPDHRLPKPLKHGIELLKEDLEELSADLLEQSMADTPNHKAVYWMDEVRELSYEVEDCIDDMMLRHAGDGVKTRAVRSHRVSRVKVYRLFKSLKPSTRVSKITELRTLVLEASERRERYHLDDCASRSSPVFTRHNPVPGLYGQATDFLVGIDDLKIKLTKWLTEDADQQLKVMCIDGPAGVGKTTLAKQLYCELGEQFDCWAFVRASRTSDTKRLLGDILSQVQHCRLPSYSCEVQNLIDNLTKYLQDKRYFIVIDDLWETTWDIVKSAFPDGNNYSRIITTAETDGVALECCGSQSDNILKMKPLGSHASAELFFSIVCGSEHRCPDQLKEVSYRFIGKCGGLPLATICIAGLLASQTDNSELWHHLQKCLCSNLSTSPTLEEMLKEVLNLSYSCLPHYLKTCLLYLAMYPEGFTMWKVDLLKQWISEGFITAKEEKEVEEIADSYFYELVNKGMIQPEQINHNDEVLSCTLHHTVRDLIMYKSKEENFITSIDYSKAITGNSNMVRRLSLHFSSAKYATKPSGVILSQSRSLFFFGLLRCLPSDVEFKLLRVLILDFWGNQYGHTSLNLTRICSLVHLRYLKISCDIIVELPAQMRGLQYMETLEINARLSAVPLDIIHLPSLLHLSLRDETNLPDGIGRIRSLRTLQYFDLGNNTEDNVLSLGGLMNLQYLHLTYSTVQSDEHLKRNMVALASSVIKLVNLKSVILAPGALSTAIYHDVLSSVYSPPVFLQGLQKLDLLPPICMFSSFPKDIGAVRKLCYLNLVVRELRRNDIDSITGLPALTVLSLYVRQPPAESIIFNNGAFPALKYFKYMCGVLCLAFQEGALPNVHRLKLGFNARKGQQYDVLLAGIQHLVNLKKIDGIIGAAEGAEEPDRSAAESAFKDTIHKHSRFPSYVNVKRVDWVEEENEPRTEVNSSSSKCHEILQEQRGVNETEEDTKQFADSGVTNQIMQMSPQHMDLCAADTKLTMPSNNRMSFPEKLHDNIAAEAVSFSCTTSSGSSPKSSSAPSSHHSLPETYTWDPEGSPWSRALSPPTPRNTSAPQSAMHPMLSPEDHISRAEGTWSTAYFHPLPLPPSAISQVKATLSNQPAPKVEMSLVAGQWEKRKLIGSGTFGDVYEATNRHTGALCAVKAISIPNDSRSAESLKQLDQEIKLLSQFKHENIVQYYGSETIEGHLYIYMEYVHLGSINKYIQQHCGAITESIVGNFTHHILRGLAFLHGQNIMHRDIKGANMLIDGNGVVKLADFGTAKHLSTAAPNLSLKGTPYWMAPEMIRATLVKDVGYDLAVDIWSLGCTIIEMFNGKPPWSGLEGPAAMFKVLNKDPPLPDNLSHEAKDFLKCCFKRNPAARPSARELLTHPFIRNSSHYSKHVQEVIIAGCEEVIRASCDPSLTRKTTTSGGNDARSSESLVSQLTLQPVQRGTMRALGVPAISHLLTSTGRATRGQKQAVARPALQEKKYTYVPSNAASQAYITGSLVSSHATLNFLRLRLWSEFPEMVGADGHCCIHGLKGGKAT